The DNA window TTAGTCTTAAAAGATTGTTTTTCCTGTTCAAAAGCAGCAATTAAGGCAGCCCCTAAAGCTCCCATGACATTAAAATATGGCGGCACAATAATTTCTGTTCCAAGCACCCGGGCAAAGGCTTCCCGCATCCCAGAATTGGCGGCAACCCCTCCCTGAAAAACTACTTTATCATAAAGCTTTTTACCTTTAGCTAAATTATTTAAATAGTTTCGAACCAAAGCGTCGCAAAGTCCGGCCAAAATATCTTCAAGACTACATCCCATTTGCTGTTTATGGATCATATCCGACTCAGCAAAAACCGCACAGCGTCCAGCAATCCGTACGGGCATTTTTGATTTTAAAGCAATTTCCCCAAACTTTTCAATGGGAATATTTAACCTTTGGGCCTGCTGGTCTAAAAACGACCCGGTACCGGCAGCGCAAACGGTATTCATGGCAAAGTCGGTAACTACTCCATCTTTTAAAAGGATTAGTTTGGAATCCTGACCGCCAATTTCCAAAATAGTCCGCACTCCAGGTACCAGATAACCGGCGGCAACCGCATGGGCTGTGATTTCATTTTTCACCACATCTGCCCCTAACACTAAAGCTGCCAATTGCCGACCACTGCCGGTAGTTCCAATTCCTAAAATTTCCTTTTCCCGACACCCGTCGTAAATCTTCTTCAACCCCTCTTTTAAGGCCGTAAGCGGCCGACCGTTGGTCCTTAAGTAAAGATTTGCTAAAATCTCCCGGTTTTCATTTATTACCACCAGGTTTGTACTTACCGAGCCCACATCAACACCCAGATATAAGCCTTTTTTCATAATTTCCTCCTCTTTGTTTGCGAAAGCTTAAAAGATCACAAAAGGCTTCTAGCCGGGTAAGAAGTCCAGCTTCACCGGTATGCTCATCCACCACTAGAGTTAAAACCGGTATATCAAGCTGTTCACTTACCTCCGGCAATACCGCTTGAGCCACAATTTCCGGCATACAGGTAAAAGGTAAAAGCTGGATTACCCCATCATACCCCTGTTTTTTTAAGTATTTTACCCCCCCTACCGTTTCCTGTCCGTGACCGCCGACAAAATGACAAAGGTAAGGAGCTGCTTCCCTTACAATTTCCTCATGCCGGCTAAAATTTCTAAAAAGTCCCATAAAAAGATGGTCGTTGACCCATTCGCTTAAATAAATAGTGCGACAAACTTCTACCCCTAAATTTCCTAAATGACGTTCAATATTGAAATTAGTAAAAGGTTCTAACAGGGTATAAATTTCACCTACCACCCCGACTTTTAGCACTTTGCGGGTTAAATCCACCGGAATGCTGGCCAAACTTTCCTTTGCCATATTCATGGCTTCATTTATTTCTTTTTCGTTTTTAGCTTGATCTAAATTTCTTAAAAACTCCTGCCAAACTCGGTCTGTTACCCCTTTTGTAAGCTCTCTAGCTCGAAAAAAGGCTGCCTTTTTTTCTATTTCATCCGCCGCTTTTATTTTGAAAAAGCCTTTTTTAATAGCCCGAATTACCTGGGGTAAGGGTTTGTTGCCGGTAAGTTTTTTTAATTTGGTAATGAATTCCAAGATATTTCGTTCAGGAGGTTCTAACACCAAGAGGTCATAATAAATACCCAAATCTCTTAAAATTTCCTGTTCTACATAAGCATAATAACCAAACCGACAGGGACCAGTTCCTCCTGCCATTAAGATTGTATCGGCTCCCAGTTCATACGCTTCAATAAAATTTCCCAGGTTAATCTTAAACGGCAGACAAGCAAATTCCGGACCATATTTAGTTCCTAAAGTTAAAGTTTTTTTGGTAATTGGTGGGGGTAAAACCACCTTAACCTCCAATTCTTCAAGCATAGTTTTAACTCCCAAGGCCATATTGCCCATGTGCGGGTACGTTACTTTCACCGGCAAAACTCCTTTCTACCGTCATATCCCAAAAAGCTTCCAAGCGGGTGATAAGTCCCGCCTCACCGGTATGTTCATCAACGGTAAGATTTAAGATGGGAAGAGAATTTACTTTTTTTAAGTAACGTTCGGTAAGTTCGGTTATCAACGAATCAGGCCCACAACCAAAAGAGTTTACGCTTATTATCCCTTTTAAAGGATATTTTTCATTTAAATATAAAGCTCCACCAAAATTTTTCACAGCAAAGCTCCAAAAAGGTTTTTTGGGAAGATTACCTGCCTTTTGTAATGCTTCCTTAAACGGAACGTTATCGGGAGTTAAAACTTCACCCCCTAGGCGGCGGATTTTGTAAATTAAATCCATACTGGCATGGCGGTCATTTATGTTATAAGCATGACCGATTACTGCAAAAAGCGGTTTTTTTAAATCAGGGGTATAGTTTTTTAGCTCTAATAAATCAACAGGTTGATATCCTAGCTTTTTTTTCTGTAAAAATTCTTTTTGCCGTTTTTTGGCAAAATAAATAGCTTTAACAATTTTGGAGCTTTTGGGAGTAATTTTTTTTCCTAAAGCATAAATGCCCCGGTAAAATCCCCACCAATTTTTATAAAAAGTTAAATCCTGGGATAAGATATTTTTTGCTTTTAAGCGGTAAGCCACCATTTCCGGCAGCCCCAGAAACTTCGGACAGATATAGGTGCGTTTATATTCACTTACCAAACGCGGAACAAAAAGAAAATCTACCCTGTCTTTTAAATACTCTGCATGACCAAAAAACACTTTAACTGGAAGACAAGCATCATCTACAGCCTTTTCTACCCCTAAATTTAATATTTCTTTATCGGTAGGTTTTGAAGTTCTAACTTCTACACCTAATTCTTGAAAAAAAGTTTCCCAAAAAGGGTAGAAATCATAAAAATATAATCCCCGCGGAATTCCTATTATCACCTAAACCACCCCATCTTTATTAGCATTCCCCGGGTTTTAAATTTCTATACTTAACCTTTGGGTTTAAAAAGAAGGGCAATAACATAGCCGGCGATAATAGCTGCAGCAATCCCGGCAGCTGCATTCTGGACACCGCCACCCAAAAGACCTAAAAGGCCCTTTTGTTTAAAACCTTCCATTGCCCCCTGAGCCAATAAATGACCAAAGCCAGTCAAGGGTATGGTTGCCCCGGTACCAGCAAAACTTATTAACTTTTCATAAACACCGAAACCAGAGATAAAGGCCCCGGCAGATACAAACAAGACTAACACATGGGCAGGAGTTACTCGAAAACTCGTTAAATCCATCAATAATTGCCCTATTAAACAAATAAGGCCACCTATTAAAAAACTAAACAAATACTCCACAGCCATCCCTCCGTCAATAACTTTCAAAAGAAACCGCATGGGCAATTGCCGGTATGGTCATTCCCTGCTGCGTTGTAACCTGAGATAATAAAGCTCCAGTACCCAGTCCCAGAAACTTTGTTATTTTTCCCTGACTTAGCTGGTTAAAAACATATCCCGCCGTAACCAGAGCCGAACAGGCAGCCCCGCTGCCGCCAGCATTGACCTGCTGCTCTGGATGATAAATCATTATTCCACAGTCAGTGAGTTTTGAGCCAAAACTTATGCCTTGTTCCTTTAAAAGCCTAACTAAGAGCTGATGGCCAAAGCTTGCTAAATCTCCTGTAGCTAATAAATCATAATAATCATAGTCTAAGCCAGTTTCTTTAAAATGGGAAAGTAAGGTATCAAAAGCTGCCGGTACCATGGCACCACCCATATCCGAAGGATCCGCCAGGCCGTAATCTACCGCTTTGCCTACCGTAATCCTCGGAATCTTGATTTTCCCTTCCCCTTCTCCTAACAACACTGCCACAGCCCCCGTTACAGTCCACTGGGCTGTTGGGGTTTTTTGCACTCCTTGTTCGGTAGGATTACGGTACTGCCGCTCAGAAGTAGCATAGTGACTGGAAACACCAACCAAAACTTTTTTAGCAAAGCCTCCAGCAATTAACATTGCTCCTAAAACCAGCCCCTCATAAAAGGTTGCACAAGCACTATATAGGCCCAGAAAAGGTATACCTAAATTTCTGGCCACAAAATTAGCCGAGATTATTTGATTTAAAAGGTCTCCAGCCAAAAAAAAGTCAACTTCTTCTTTATTAACAGAAGCTTTTTTAAGAGCCAGTTCTGCTACCTCCAAAAGCATTTTTTGTTCCGCCTTTTCCCAGGTGTCTTCATAGTAATAAAGATTGTTTATTACCTTATCAAAATAAGAAGCCAGAGGCCCTTCCCCTTCCTTCGGACCTGCTATGGTGGCATAACTTAAAACCACCGGAGGCTTAGAAAATTCTCTGGTTTTTTTCATAATTTTCCAAGCCCCCTTAACAAAATAGCAACTATCAGGGAACTAATAAGCCCGTAAATTATCACCGGGCCAGCAACGGTAAAAAGCTTTGCCCCAACTCCTAAAACCAAACCTTCCTGTTTATGTTCCAAGGCTGGCGATACCATAGAATTGGCAAAACCGGTAATAGGAACAATCAGCCCAGCCCCAAAAATCCGTACTAAATCATCGTAAATCCCAACTCCCGTTAAGATTGCTGCTATAAGGACAAAAATAATACTCACATAAGTATAACTTTCTTTTTCTGGAATACCAAAACCGGTCAAAACATGAAATAAAATCTCCCCTAAAAAACAAACAAATCCACCCATTAAAAATGCCAAGATTCCATTTTTCACCGCCGGCGGCTTAGGCTTAATTTTTTCCACCGTTTTTTGGTATTGATTTTTATCAAGAACCATACTTCCCACCTCAAAATATAATTTTCCCTTAAAAACAGAAAAAAATAACGGAGGAAATTTCCCCCGTTACTCGATATACGCAACCTTTACATTGGCTTTATACTCGACTACCCGTCCGCCTTCTACGTTGGCGGTAAAGTTTAAAATCTCTACCCCGGTAACCGTTCCTAAAGACCTAGCTGCTTCATTTACCGCTGTTTGTACGGCGTCTTTCCAGCCGGTTTGAGATTCTCCAACCAGTTCTGCCACTTTAACATGCATGGCCAACTCCTCCTTAAAAAATTTTTTCTTGCATTTATTAAAATGAACCCTAAAACGGCTATTTATTAAGGTAATGTTTTGTTTTTTTGTTATTTTTTGCATGTCAGAGTAATAAATTTAACTCTCGTTTAGGTACTGTTTTAATTTTAAAAGGGCTTGCCGTTCAAGCCTTGAAACCTGTACCTGAGAGATTCCGAGAGTTTTAGCAATTTCCATTTGCGTTTTATCTTTAAAAAAACGGTTTACCAAAATATACCGCTCCCGCGGTTCTAATTTATTTAATACTTCTTTAATGGAGATGTTTTCCAGTAAATTATATTCCTCATCGCCTTCTTGTTTTATTTGGTCTAAAAGGTAAATTGGGTCCCCGTCATCCTGGTGAACCGTTTCAAAAAGGGAAGCCAGATTTTGCCCGGCTTCTAAAGCTTCGATAATTGCCTCCCGGGGATAGTTTAAGGCTTCTTCTAACTCGGTAATGGTTGGTTCCCGTCCTAATTTTACCGTTAAGGCCTCTTTTTCTTTTAAGATTTTAATCCCAAGCTCTTTGGTAGAGCGACTAATCCTGATAGGCTGATCATCGCGCAAAAAACGACGAATCTCACCCACAATCATTGGTACCGCATAAGTAGAAAATTTGACGTTTTGACTTAAATCAAATTTATCAATAGCTTTAATGAGACCAATAGTTCCAATTTGAAATAAATCCTCAACTTCGTACCCTCGGTTTAAAAATCGTTCCACTACCTTAAATACCAGTTTTAAGTTACAGTTAATAAGTTTTTCCCGGGAAGCCACGTCCCCAGATTTAGCTTTTTTGATTAGTTCCTTGATCTCCTGGTCGCTAAGCCTTGGAAAGCGGGGTAAATTCATGGAAGAAAACCGAAAATTCAAGCGGTTCTATCTGCCAAGATGCGCTTAAATAATATTACTTTTGTACCCCGCTCCCCCGGTATAATCTCCACCCGATCCATTAAACTTTGCATAAAGATAAACCCCAATCCCGGGTGTTCCTCTTCCGGATCTAAAACTGCCTTTTCCCGGATTTTTTCCCGGTCAATCCCTTTACCAAAATCTATAACTTCAATGTATAGACCCTCATCGGCAAAATAACCCTTTATTATAATCTCGCCCGGGTTATTTCCATAACCGTGAATAATGCTGTTGGTAACCGCTTCGGACACTGCAACTTTAATATCGTCCAGTTCCGGCAAGGTAAGGTCTTTTTGAGCGGCAAAAGAAGCCACCAGCACTCGCACCAGGCCGACATTTTCTTTTAAAGCCGGAATAGTTAAAGTAAAATAATTATGCTTCATGGGCTTTTTCCTCCCATACTTCTTCTTCCCGAGAAATACCTTTCATTATGCGGAAAAACCCGGAAAGTTCCAAGAGCTTTTTTATCTTTTCGTTAGTTGCGGCCAGATATACCCTGCCCCCAAGGCTTCTAACCTTTTTAAACCTCCCTAAAATTACTCCAAGCCCAGAACTATCAATAAAGTACACATTTTTTAAGTTAAAAACAATATCTTTTACTGGATAGTTTTCAATAACTTCATCTACCTCCCGCCGTAACCGATCTGCCTCCTTTAAGTCAATTTCCCCGGAAATCCGGACAAATAAAACCTTATTTTTAACTTCTTTTTCTACTTCCAAAAAAAATCCCCCCAAAAACATGTTTCAAAAACTTATTCTATATCCATCCAATTTTTTCCTGCTTAAAATTAAAAAAAATAAGTAGCCTTTCGGCTACTCGAAGGTGACTAAATTTTTTAGAAACCGTCCTATTGCAATATCAAACCGCGCTTTAGGACAACTTTCTAAAGCCTTAAGGGGAACTCGGTTTATTATTTTTTGCTTATCATAAACCACCGCTTCTCCCACCACCTGTCCTTTTTTTACCGGAGCATTAATCTTTTCCGGAAGTTTTAACTCATACCTGGGCGTTACTTTTTTTCCCTTCTCTTCCACCAGCAGTACCGGTGTCCCTGGACCCACCAGTAATTGTTCCTTTTCCCCTCTTACCACTTTAACTTTTGTGGTAAAATTTTCATCCAAAACAGGGTAAGCCTTAAACTGGGCAAAGCCGTAATTATACATTTTAATTGATTCGGTAAAATGTCCTTTTTTTACAGGACAGCCCAGGACCACCGCTATTAAGCGTAATCCATCTTTAATAGCGGTGGACGCTAGACAGTAACCAGCATTTTCGGTCCAGCCGGTTTTACCCGCGTCTACTCCCCGGTAATACCAGAGAAGCTTGTTGGTATTAAACCTGCGGGTATCGCCGCCCCTCAATGTAAATTCCTTAATTTGGCTTAATTCCAAAAAAAGAGGATGTTTTATTGCTTCTTTTAATAAAATAGCTAAATCATAGCAGGTGCTGTAGTGATTCGGGTCATCAAATCCATAACTATTTACAAAATGCGTGTTGGTCATTCCAAGCTCCTGGGCTCTTTGGTTCATCTCTTCCACAAAAGCCTGTTCACTTCCCGCCACCGTCTGGGCCACGGCTACACAAGCATCATTAGCGGAAGCTACCGCCACTGCCATTAATAGCTCTTTAAAAGTAAATTCTTCCCCCGCGTACATATAGAGCTGGGAACCCCCCATGGAAGCAGCCTCTTCGCTGGCTTTTACCACTTCGTCTAATTTAACTTTGCCTTTCTCTACCGCTTCAATTGCTAAAAGCAGGGTCATTAATTTCGTTACACTGGCAATTGATAGCTTTTTATGTATATCTTTTTCGTATAAAACCTTTCCAGTATAGGGCTCCATTAAGATTGCTGCTTTGGCATTTATCTCTAAAGGAGCACTTAAAGCCTGGGTGGTAACGCCAAAACATAAAAGAATTAAAATTAAAATTGAAAGCCTTTTTGGCATAAAAATTCCTCCCTCTTGTCCCTTTCACCAATAGTATATTAGAGGGAGGTATTTTTTATGCATCTTGCCTTTACTTTCTTATTTCACCCCAGAAGCTTTGCCCAACGCCCCGTTCTAAACCAAAAATTTCTTCTAGGGTCGCAGCTATATCAGCAAAGGTTTGGCGTATACCTAAATTTACGTCTTCTTTAATTCTTTTACCGTAAACCAAAAGCGGCACGTACTCCCGGGAGTGGTCAGTGCTCGGAGTAGTAGGGTCACAGCCGTGGTCAGCGGTAATGATTAAAAGATCCTCTTCTCTTAATCTTTCAATAATCTCCGCTAGATACGAATCAAATTGTTTTAAAGCTTCATAGTAACCTTCTGCATTGTTTCTGTGCCCGTAAACCATATCAAAATCTACTAAATTGGTAAATAATAGACCGGTAAAATCTTTATTTAGTACGTCAATGGTTTTTAAAATACCATCTTCGTTATTTTTGGTTGACTCATGCCAGGTAAGCCCTCGCCCCGCAAAAATATCATAAATCTTCCCAACACCAAAAACCTCATAACCCCGTTCCACCAGTTTATCAAGGACGGTCTTTCCGGTAGGTTCTAAAGAATAATCGTGGCGGTTAGCAGTTCTTTTAAAATTTCCCGGAGTACCAATAAAGGGCCTGGCAATTACCCGTCCTACCGCATGTTCACCGGTTAAAAGGCCCCGGGCAATTTTACACATTTTATAAAGCTCGTCTAACGGGATAATTTCTTCGTGGGCAGCAATTTGAAAAACACTATCGGCAGAAGTATAAACTATTGGATAGCCGGTACGCATGTGTTCCTCGCCTAACTCCTCAATTATTGCCGTTCCCGAAGCCGGTTTATTGCCCAAGGTTTTCCTGCCAATTGCTTCTTCAAAACGTTTAATTAAGTCCAAAGGAAACCCCTGGGGATATACCGGAAAAGGTTTATCTAAAATTACTCCAGTTATTTCCCAGTGACCGGTAGTTGTATCTTTTCCAGGGGACTTTTCCCCCATTTTCCCATATGCCCCCAGGGCTTTAATATTGTCCTTTAATCCTAAAATTGGATGAATTTTTCCTAAACCAAGTTTTTCCAAGTTAGGAAGATTAAAGCCACCAACTTTTTGCGCGGTATTGGCTAAGGTATTGCTGCCTTTGTCGCCATAAAGTTCGGCGTCGGGTAATTCGCCAATTCCTACACTGTCTAAAACTATTAATACTGCTCTTTTCATACCAAATACCTCCTTAAGCTCTGGGATGGGCCTTACGGAAGACTTCTCTAAGCTTTTTGGCCGTTAAGTGGGTATAAATTTGGGTAGTTTCAATAAAACTATGTCCCAACAGCTCCTGGACAATCCGCAAATCCGCTCCATTTTCTAAAAGATGGGTAGCAAAGGTATGGCGGATTAGGTGAGGAGTAAGGTTTTTTTGCAGGCCTGCTTTCTGTCCGTATCTTTTCAGCATTTTCCAAAATCCCTGCCTGGTAAACTCCTTGCCTCTGCGGGTAATAAAAAGTTTTTGAGTATTTACTTTTTGTTGGGTTCTAAGGGATAAGTAGTTTTCTAAATAATGAGCAGCTACTTCCCCAAAAGGAACCAGGCGGGTTTTTGCCCCTTTACCAAAAATTCTAACATATCTAGCTTCAAAATATAAGTTTGAAAGCTCTAAATTTATCAATTCTGACACTCTAAGACCAGTTGCATAAAGAAGTTCTAACATTGCTCTGTCCCTTACCCCTTCCCAGGAAGATAAGTTTGGAGCTTGTAGCAACCGGTCAATCTCTTCGTAACTTAAAATTTCCGGCAATTTTAAACCCAGTTTAGGTCCGTCCACATCGCTGGCAGGATTTTGGGCAACAAGTTTTTCTCGTAGTAAATATTTATAAAAACTTCGTACGGCAGCAAGAGTTCTCGCTACGCTTGCTGGTTTTAACTCCCGGGCCAGTTCCTGCAAAAAAAGTTTAATATCGTTAGTGGTAGCTTCTTCTAGTTTGATATTTCGGTTGTTTAAAAAAGCCGTAAATTTCTCTAAATCCCGGCGGTAAGCTAAAAGAGTATTGATTGATAAGCCTTTTTCCAATAAAAGATAATCAATAAAAAGATCGAGCATCTTCCCACCTTACTTTAAAAAGTAAAAAATTATTTTGGGAGAAAGATAAGCTTCTACCGCCGCTGCCCCATAAGCTAAAGCTACTGCCAACAGCATTAAAACAATATAGCCAAAAAAAGTAAAACCAAAGCTTTTCTCCCGACGAAAATAAACTTTAAGAAATTTTAGAGCAAAGACCACCGTTCCGCAAGCCGCCACAAACAAAACTGGTAAGTAGATAAGATTCTGGGGAAGAAGAGCTGCCAGAGCCAATAATACTCCTTTTCCCGGATTCTGAGCAGCTAAGACTCCCCCAGTAAAACCAAGCATAACTCCCCTGCTAAAAACTACAGCAAAAGCAACGGGAAAACCAATTACCGAAAGTCCTGCTAGAAATAGTAAAAGATAAATGGAAAAAAGTTGACCGCATACATTGCTAAAAACCGTTTCTTGATTATAGCTTTGCCTGACGGTATCCAAAAGTTTAGCCGCTTCCTGTACTACTATTTCTTTTTCCTGGCTACCTAAAAGAACTGCCTCCCGCACTCCCCAAACTACACCACAAAGAAAAAAAATAAACAGCATAAAATAAAGAAAGAAATGCCCTTTTTGGGGCCAAGTGCCAAAAAAGTCGTTTTCCCGCATTTTCTCCACCCCATACCTAAAGCTTAGTAATAGGTATGAGGTAAAAGGCTTATCTATACCTTTCCAAAGCCAAACGGTAGTAATAAAAAGCTCCTTCTATATCTTCAATACTACGGCCGCTGGCCGCCACCAGTGCTACCTGCCCGTAGCGGTCTAAAGCTTCTTTTATCCGGGCAAGTCCCTTTTCTACCACTTCTTTAGTATTACTTTTAATTGTTCTTGCTACCGTCACTGGAAAAACGGCAGGAGCACCTGCGGTAACCGCAGCATCAAAAACAACCCCTCCCGAATCGGTTACCGCAACCGCAACTTTTCCGTGAAAATCGGCCAGTTTTACCGTTTCTTTGCCAATATTCGGCACTACTTTTACTACCCTGCCGCCAGCAGCATTAATTCCGTCCACCACCGGCTGGATACGTCTTTGCCTCTCTCGCTCATCCCCTACCCTGGGTTCGGCAATTATTATAATGCTGGAATTTATTTCTTCTGCTAATTCCCCTGCCCTTTTCCCTATCCCAAAGGGATCAAGGGTTACCGGCGCTCGGTAGTTTGCAGGGCTAGCCCCAAAAACGGCCACTGCTCCTTCCTCTAAAACCCCCTCTAAGGTAGTAGACATATCTATAACGTCCACCACCGCCACCGCCATTCCCCTTTGACTACACCAGGCAGCCATGCTCGCATCGGAAGTAACCAGTAATTTACCCATTTTTCTCAACTCTCCTCAACATCTTCCCCGCTACTACGCCACCGGCAGCTGCCGTCAAGAAAAACTCCCGGTCCTTTGCAAAATCCCGCCCCATGGTAGATAAATTAGCAACCTCTTCTGTTAAGAGATTACTTAAATAATCTTCGGAAAAATAAAAGACCCTCACCCTTTGGGGGAAAGATTTTGTCTGTTGGGCAAGGCGTTCTTTTTTCCTCTCATCTTTTAGCTCCGGAAGGGCCAAAGAAAACTCCACCAGCGAAACTTCGTTGATCACCGTCAGCGAATGATGGCTCAGGCCAAAATGCCTCTCCCGGGGGTCGGCAAAAGAGACCCGGGGTACCATGACGGGACTGCCCCCAAGGATTTTTACCGCATTTAAATACTCCCCCTGCGCTAAAGCAGTAGACCCCCATTTGGTTCCGGTACCAACATTGCCCGGTCCCATCGCTATTATTGCCACATCTGCTTTTAAAGCTACTTTTGCTAAAATTAAAGCCGAATAAACGTTTACCGCCTCTAAATCTCCTCCAAAAGCATGGCCAAAGGTAACTGTACCACAGAGCCAGCCCCTTTGTTTTAAATTTTTCACCGTTTTACTAAAAGCTATGGGCAAGGCCCCCTGGTCGCTCATAAGATAAGCAATTCGTAAGGGTTTATTAGTGAAACGAATCCCAGCAATTACCGGTAATAACTGGCTATGTAAGGTACAAACCACTACCGGCATTCCATCTAAACTTCGGAAATTTTGGACCTCTTCATGATAGGGAGTGCCCTCCTCTTCTGCTGCCTGACATTTTAACTGCATGGGAGTATAACGAAGCTTTATAATGTGCCCAGGTCCCTTTAAGCGCTGATTTGGCCGGTTAAAATTGGCCACTACAAAATGATAACCGCCCGTCCCGAGTTTTAAAGTAACTGCAGTCGTGTTTAATAAAAGGCGGTCTTTGACCTTTGCTTTTCCGGTAAGGTTGGGATAACAAAGAGCTTTTTCGACACTTCCATTAATATCAACCAATAATTCCTGAGTTTCCTCATCTTCGTTTAAAATTTGCAAAACCATGCCCTCTTTTAATTCAATCATCAAAAACCTCCATTCAATTGCCAATCTCATTAATTATTATAAACTGATTTCCTGGGAATAAAAACGGCTAAAAATTTTTCTAGCTGTCCATACTAAAAAGAAAAAGGAGGTCATTTTATGGAACCACTAATTAAACCGGTAGCCGAGGAAGCATTGCCGGCGGAGGCTAAAGAAATCTTTGCCGCCTTAAAAGCCAAACACGAAGTAGTTCCACCCCCTTTGCAGGTCATGGCTCATAACCTTTCTATGCTAAAACTTTTTACCGAAAAGTTTAAAGTTCTTTGGGAAGAAAATCCCTTAGATGAAAAAACAAAAATTTTAATTGCCTACACTATCTCTGTATTAAATAATTGCGCCTTTTGCATCACTAATTACACAAAACAAGCCAACGACAAAGGTTTAACAGAAAAAGAGCTTTTAGGAGTTTTAGCTTTAATTGATTTAGTGGGAAGTATGAATCATTTTAACAATGGGATTCAGTTAAAGCCATAAAAAAAGGGGGATTTACACCCCCTTTACTCTTCGTAAAACAAACCACCTTCACTGCAATAAGCCAGGCACCGTCGACAGTTCCAGCAACGATCGTATTTGATAAAAATTTTTATTTCTTTTTGATCGAAATTTAAGGCGCCCGGAACACAGGAAGATACCGCCCGGCAATTGGTTAAATGAGCACATTTCCGGCAGAGTTCATTTTTTACTTTAACTGGCATTTTCATAACCCCCGTCTTCTTTTACTACTTCTAAAAAAGCCTCCACTACCTGCGGGTCAAACTGCTTACCTTTTTGGTTTATAATTTCGGCAATTGCCTCTTTTTTTGTTAAGGCTTTGCGGTAAGAACGATCGGAAGTCATCGCTTCAAAAGCATCGGCCACCGCTAAAACCCTGGCTTCTAAAGGGATCTCTTCCCCTTTTAGGCCGCTAGGATAGCCAGTCCCGTCATACCTTTCATGGTGATGGTAAATTATTTCAATAATATCCCGCATTTGCGCGATAGGTTTAATTATTTCAGCCCCAATTTCCGGATGGTTTTGGATTTCCCGGTATTCATCGGGCAAAAGTTTACCCGGCTTATTTAAAATTTTCTCCGGAATCCCGATTTTCCCGATATCGTGCAAAAGAGCAGC is part of the Carboxydothermus pertinax genome and encodes:
- a CDS encoding carboxymuconolactone decarboxylase family protein, whose translation is MEPLIKPVAEEALPAEAKEIFAALKAKHEVVPPPLQVMAHNLSMLKLFTEKFKVLWEENPLDEKTKILIAYTISVLNNCAFCITNYTKQANDKGLTEKELLGVLALIDLVGSMNHFNNGIQLKP
- the spoIIM gene encoding stage II sporulation protein M codes for the protein MRENDFFGTWPQKGHFFLYFMLFIFFLCGVVWGVREAVLLGSQEKEIVVQEAAKLLDTVRQSYNQETVFSNVCGQLFSIYLLLFLAGLSVIGFPVAFAVVFSRGVMLGFTGGVLAAQNPGKGVLLALAALLPQNLIYLPVLFVAACGTVVFALKFLKVYFRREKSFGFTFFGYIVLMLLAVALAYGAAAVEAYLSPKIIFYFLK
- a CDS encoding phosphopentomutase, yielding MKRAVLIVLDSVGIGELPDAELYGDKGSNTLANTAQKVGGFNLPNLEKLGLGKIHPILGLKDNIKALGAYGKMGEKSPGKDTTTGHWEITGVILDKPFPVYPQGFPLDLIKRFEEAIGRKTLGNKPASGTAIIEELGEEHMRTGYPIVYTSADSVFQIAAHEEIIPLDELYKMCKIARGLLTGEHAVGRVIARPFIGTPGNFKRTANRHDYSLEPTGKTVLDKLVERGYEVFGVGKIYDIFAGRGLTWHESTKNNEDGILKTIDVLNKDFTGLLFTNLVDFDMVYGHRNNAEGYYEALKQFDSYLAEIIERLREEDLLIITADHGCDPTTPSTDHSREYVPLLVYGKRIKEDVNLGIRQTFADIAATLEEIFGLERGVGQSFWGEIRK
- the xerD gene encoding site-specific tyrosine recombinase XerD, encoding MLDLFIDYLLLEKGLSINTLLAYRRDLEKFTAFLNNRNIKLEEATTNDIKLFLQELARELKPASVARTLAAVRSFYKYLLREKLVAQNPASDVDGPKLGLKLPEILSYEEIDRLLQAPNLSSWEGVRDRAMLELLYATGLRVSELINLELSNLYFEARYVRIFGKGAKTRLVPFGEVAAHYLENYLSLRTQQKVNTQKLFITRRGKEFTRQGFWKMLKRYGQKAGLQKNLTPHLIRHTFATHLLENGADLRIVQELLGHSFIETTQIYTHLTAKKLREVFRKAHPRA
- a CDS encoding DUF3866 family protein, coding for MIELKEGMVLQILNEDEETQELLVDINGSVEKALCYPNLTGKAKVKDRLLLNTTAVTLKLGTGGYHFVVANFNRPNQRLKGPGHIIKLRYTPMQLKCQAAEEEGTPYHEEVQNFRSLDGMPVVVCTLHSQLLPVIAGIRFTNKPLRIAYLMSDQGALPIAFSKTVKNLKQRGWLCGTVTFGHAFGGDLEAVNVYSALILAKVALKADVAIIAMGPGNVGTGTKWGSTALAQGEYLNAVKILGGSPVMVPRVSFADPRERHFGLSHHSLTVINEVSLVEFSLALPELKDERKKERLAQQTKSFPQRVRVFYFSEDYLSNLLTEEVANLSTMGRDFAKDREFFLTAAAGGVVAGKMLRRVEKNG
- a CDS encoding D-alanyl-D-alanine carboxypeptidase family protein; protein product: MPKRLSILILILLCFGVTTQALSAPLEINAKAAILMEPYTGKVLYEKDIHKKLSIASVTKLMTLLLAIEAVEKGKVKLDEVVKASEEAASMGGSQLYMYAGEEFTFKELLMAVAVASANDACVAVAQTVAGSEQAFVEEMNQRAQELGMTNTHFVNSYGFDDPNHYSTCYDLAILLKEAIKHPLFLELSQIKEFTLRGGDTRRFNTNKLLWYYRGVDAGKTGWTENAGYCLASTAIKDGLRLIAVVLGCPVKKGHFTESIKMYNYGFAQFKAYPVLDENFTTKVKVVRGEKEQLLVGPGTPVLLVEEKGKKVTPRYELKLPEKINAPVKKGQVVGEAVVYDKQKIINRVPLKALESCPKARFDIAIGRFLKNLVTFE
- the spoIIAA gene encoding anti-sigma F factor antagonist; translation: MEVEKEVKNKVLFVRISGEIDLKEADRLRREVDEVIENYPVKDIVFNLKNVYFIDSSGLGVILGRFKKVRSLGGRVYLAATNEKIKKLLELSGFFRIMKGISREEEVWEEKAHEA